A part of Rickettsiales bacterium genomic DNA contains:
- the ovoA gene encoding 5-histidylcysteine sulfoxide synthase encodes MLVNKTVSENFLPSKTVLLTGSDVEAKRAEILDYFHQTFSLYENIYECLKDDEAFYLRPNTLRHPLIFYYGHTAVFFMNKLNLTGLIKNRIDPTLEDMMAIGVDEMSWDDLDPNHYDWPTVDEVREYRNIVRDKVDNFIRNCSFELPIDEASPLWIIMMGIEHERIHLETTSVLLRELSLEHLVNHSDWQPCRESGVAPMNSLIDVVGGEIALGKDKSNSLYGWDNEYGTHDEKISPFKASKYLVSNQEFLEFVKDDGYKTQSYWTAEGWSWCSDTKTEYPHFWLKSGESYRYRTMLEEMDMPWDWPVDLNHLEAHAFCEWMSAKTGKNIHLPTEAQWYMLRNKVTTDQPYWDEAPGNINLEYYASSCPVNQFEFADGFYDIIGNVWQWTATEFDGFEGFEVHPAYDDFSTPTFDTKHNVFKGGCWASTGNYAIKDSRYAFRRHFFQHSGLRYIESA; translated from the coding sequence ATGTTAGTTAATAAAACTGTTTCTGAGAATTTTTTACCTAGTAAAACTGTGTTGCTCACAGGTAGTGATGTTGAAGCAAAGCGTGCTGAAATATTGGACTATTTTCACCAAACTTTTTCACTTTATGAAAATATATATGAGTGCTTAAAGGATGACGAAGCTTTCTATCTACGTCCAAATACATTGCGCCACCCTTTGATTTTCTATTATGGGCACACGGCCGTTTTCTTTATGAATAAACTGAATTTGACCGGTCTTATTAAAAACCGTATTGATCCGACGCTTGAAGATATGATGGCAATTGGCGTTGATGAAATGTCTTGGGATGATCTTGACCCTAATCACTATGATTGGCCAACGGTGGATGAAGTGAGAGAATATCGCAATATCGTTCGTGACAAGGTCGATAACTTCATCCGTAACTGCTCTTTCGAACTGCCTATTGATGAAGCGAGTCCGCTATGGATTATCATGATGGGAATTGAGCACGAACGTATTCATTTAGAAACAACTTCAGTACTGCTTCGCGAACTTTCATTAGAGCATTTGGTCAATCACTCTGATTGGCAGCCATGCAGAGAGTCGGGTGTAGCCCCTATGAATAGCCTGATTGATGTTGTGGGTGGTGAGATCGCTTTAGGTAAAGATAAGTCAAATTCGCTTTATGGTTGGGATAATGAGTATGGTACGCATGATGAGAAAATTTCTCCGTTCAAAGCGAGTAAGTATCTCGTTTCAAATCAAGAGTTCTTAGAATTTGTAAAAGACGATGGTTATAAAACTCAATCATACTGGACAGCTGAGGGATGGAGTTGGTGCAGTGATACAAAAACTGAATATCCGCATTTTTGGTTAAAGTCTGGTGAGAGCTATCGTTATCGCACGATGTTGGAAGAAATGGATATGCCGTGGGATTGGCCTGTTGATTTGAACCATCTAGAAGCGCATGCTTTTTGTGAATGGATGTCTGCTAAAACAGGTAAAAACATTCATCTTCCCACAGAAGCGCAGTGGTATATGTTGCGCAATAAAGTGACGACAGATCAGCCTTATTGGGATGAAGCGCCTGGGAATATTAACTTAGAGTATTATGCTTCTTCTTGTCCTGTGAATCAGTTTGAATTTGCTGATGGGTTCTACGATATTATTGGCAATGTGTGGCAATGGACGGCTACTGAGTTTGATGGTTTTGAAGGCTTCGAAGTGCATCCTGCTTATGATGATTTTTCAACTCCAACATTTGATACGAAACATAATGTATTTAAAGGCGGTTGCTGGGCATCTACCGGTAATTATGCCATCAAAGATTCTCGCTATGCTTTCCGGAGGCACTTTTTCCAGCATTCCGGTTTACGCTATATTGAGAGTGCGTAG
- a CDS encoding GNAT family N-acetyltransferase, with protein sequence MNFEIIEPNEVDLLAISDLYRECFKAPDKGENWTKESAYQYFQERLSEKSIFAVLKNEVEEIIGVCCGSLFLDSFISNEITVEDVDSFYISLIAISPAEQGRGYATKMVQRYCRMLRQQKHTSLIVRCRVENLPIQSILQKNDFVEFNRYQAELGGIVCERVMLINQFS encoded by the coding sequence ATGAATTTTGAGATTATTGAGCCAAACGAAGTTGATTTGTTAGCAATCTCTGATTTGTATCGTGAATGTTTTAAAGCACCCGACAAAGGTGAAAATTGGACCAAAGAAAGTGCTTATCAGTATTTTCAGGAACGTTTGTCTGAGAAGTCAATATTTGCAGTTTTGAAGAATGAAGTAGAAGAAATAATAGGCGTCTGCTGTGGAAGTCTTTTCTTGGATAGCTTTATTTCTAATGAAATTACGGTCGAGGATGTTGATTCATTTTACATTTCTCTTATTGCTATTTCACCTGCCGAGCAAGGTAGGGGATATGCTACAAAGATGGTTCAACGTTATTGCAGAATGTTACGCCAGCAAAAGCATACAAGTCTTATCGTGAGGTGCAGAGTAGAAAATCTACCTATTCAAAGTATTCTTCAAAAAAATGATTTTGTTGAATTTAATCGATATCAAGCAGAATT